A genome region from Hevea brasiliensis isolate MT/VB/25A 57/8 chromosome 9, ASM3005281v1, whole genome shotgun sequence includes the following:
- the LOC110639830 gene encoding bZIP transcription factor 53, producing the protein MQRQAANSGSDSDPRYANIDERKRKRMISNRESARRSRMRKQKQMGDLVNEASLLQNENDRLRQNINDNTQRYVEIESANSVLRAQAMELTERLLSLNSVLQIAEEVSGLAVEIPEIPDPLLKPWQLPFPVQPIMASADMFQY; encoded by the coding sequence ATGCAAAGGCAGGCAGCGAACTCTGGATCTGATTCTGATCCACGTTATGCCAATATCgatgaaaggaaaagaaagaggaTGATATCAAATAGGGAATCAGCCAGACGTTCCAGGATGAGGAAGCAGAAACAGATGGGGGATCTGGTTAATGAAGCGAGTCTTTTGCAAAATGAGAATGATCGATTGAGGCAGAACATCAACGACAACACTCAACGGTATGTGGAAATAGAATCCGCCAACAGCGTTTTGAGGGCTCAGGCTATGGAACTGACCGAGAGGCTTCTGTCCTTGAACTCGGTGCTCCAGATCGCGGAGGAGGTTAGCGGCCTCGCAGTGGAGATCCCAGAGATACCTGACCCCCTGCTGAAACCATGGCAACTGCCTTTCCCCGTACAGCCGATCATGGCATCTGCAGATATGTTTCAGTATTGA